Proteins encoded together in one Hymenobacter monticola window:
- a CDS encoding lysophospholipid acyltransferase family protein yields MLFYTVMKPLVQVALRVFFRRMEVRHRERLNLPGPLLFAGNHPNTLMDPLLTAIHTRQPVAFLAKSTFFVNPIVRAIMQSGNSIPIYRRQDAEVGGAPATPEQVAAQNEAVFGRCYDYLDKGGTIMIFPEGTSVSERRLRPLKTGAARIALGAEARHNFKLGLKVVPIATNYFDPSRFRSDVLLNVAPPIVVANYADAYARDPEAAADQLTDAIREALERRLVITRDAAEDAFVQQVERTFGSHLNPDDDPNTLYDNFQLSQTLLQALAWFEQHAPTRLVAMRLQFQTYLEDLRRHRLTDEAVEGQRRGTFAGLLNLFLGVPVWIYGVLNNYLPYILPSVIAKRATKEVEFVAPIMLVVGMLTFPLAYTLQAAAVHHWLTHDWRLTALYVLSLPLTGFYALSYWTTLSARLERLRVLRFFRATPTLGEELLQRRAALVRQLEEARREYLTGRTKG; encoded by the coding sequence ATGCTTTTCTATACCGTAATGAAGCCACTGGTGCAGGTGGCGCTGCGCGTGTTTTTCCGGCGCATGGAAGTGCGGCACCGCGAGCGGCTGAACCTGCCCGGTCCGCTGCTCTTCGCCGGCAACCACCCCAACACCCTCATGGACCCGCTGCTCACGGCCATCCATACCCGGCAGCCGGTAGCGTTTCTGGCCAAAAGCACGTTTTTCGTCAATCCCATTGTGCGGGCCATCATGCAGTCGGGCAATTCCATTCCCATCTACCGGCGGCAAGACGCCGAAGTGGGCGGCGCGCCCGCTACGCCCGAGCAGGTAGCGGCCCAGAACGAGGCCGTTTTCGGCCGCTGCTATGACTACTTAGACAAGGGCGGCACCATCATGATTTTCCCCGAAGGCACCAGCGTGAGCGAGCGCCGCCTGCGTCCGCTCAAAACCGGCGCCGCCCGCATTGCGCTGGGCGCCGAGGCCCGGCACAATTTCAAGCTGGGCCTGAAGGTGGTGCCCATTGCCACCAATTACTTCGACCCCAGCCGCTTTCGGTCCGACGTGCTGCTGAATGTGGCCCCGCCCATTGTGGTGGCCAACTACGCCGATGCCTACGCCCGGGACCCCGAAGCCGCCGCCGACCAGCTCACCGACGCCATTCGGGAGGCGCTGGAGCGGCGTCTCGTCATCACGCGCGACGCGGCCGAGGACGCCTTTGTGCAGCAGGTGGAGCGCACCTTCGGCAGCCACCTCAACCCCGACGACGACCCCAACACGCTCTACGACAACTTCCAGCTCAGCCAGACGCTGCTGCAGGCCCTGGCCTGGTTCGAGCAGCACGCCCCCACCCGCCTGGTGGCCATGCGCCTGCAGTTCCAAACCTATCTGGAAGACCTGCGTCGTCACCGCCTCACCGACGAGGCCGTGGAAGGCCAGCGCCGCGGCACCTTCGCCGGCTTGCTCAACCTGTTTCTGGGGGTACCGGTGTGGATTTACGGCGTGTTGAACAACTATTTGCCCTACATCCTGCCCTCCGTAATAGCCAAGCGGGCCACCAAGGAAGTGGAATTTGTGGCGCCCATCATGCTGGTGGTGGGCATGCTTACCTTTCCGCTAGCCTACACCCTGCAGGCGGCTGCCGTGCACCACTGGCTCACGCACGACTGGCGCCTCACGGCCCTTTACGTGCTCAGCCTGCCCCTCACCGGCTTCTACGCCCTTAGCTACTGGACCACCCTTAGTGCCCGCTTGGAGCGGCTGCGGGTACTGCGTTTCTTCCGCGCCACGCCTACGCTGGGCGAGGAGTTGCTGCAACGGCGCGCGGCCCTGGTGCGGCAGTTGGAGGAGGCCCGCAGAGAGTATCTGACGGGGCGGACGAAGGGATAA
- a CDS encoding DnaJ C-terminal domain-containing protein encodes MDYKDYYKTLGLDKTATAEQIKKAYRKLARQHHPDVNPNDKSAEQKFKEINEANEVLSDPEKRKKYDQFGADWQRYQQQPGGGAGRGGQPGGGFDWSQYTQGGGGGFGGGFGEGEDFSDFFGSLFGNMGGGGGRSSRPGAGQDYQAELELSLEEAYHGGPRTITVNGKNLRLTIQPGLADGQTIRLRDQGGPGRNGGPNGSLLITFRIQPDARYARTGDDLTQDVPVSIYKALLGGEQTVDTLSGPVKIKLKPETPNGTRLRLRGKGFPVYRKEGQFGDLYLRLNLTLPQQLTDQEKELFQQLAALRPEA; translated from the coding sequence ATGGATTACAAAGACTATTACAAGACGCTGGGCCTCGACAAAACGGCCACCGCCGAGCAAATCAAGAAGGCCTACCGCAAGCTCGCCCGCCAGCATCACCCCGATGTGAACCCCAACGACAAAAGCGCCGAGCAGAAATTCAAGGAAATCAACGAAGCCAACGAAGTCCTCAGCGACCCCGAGAAGCGCAAGAAGTACGACCAGTTTGGGGCCGACTGGCAGCGCTACCAGCAGCAACCCGGCGGCGGGGCCGGCCGCGGCGGCCAGCCCGGCGGCGGCTTCGACTGGAGCCAGTACACCCAAGGCGGCGGGGGCGGCTTTGGCGGTGGGTTTGGCGAGGGCGAAGACTTTTCCGACTTCTTCGGCTCGCTCTTCGGCAACATGGGCGGTGGGGGCGGCCGGAGCAGCCGCCCCGGCGCCGGCCAGGACTACCAGGCCGAACTGGAGCTGAGCCTGGAAGAAGCCTATCACGGCGGCCCGCGCACCATCACGGTGAACGGCAAAAACCTGCGCCTCACCATTCAGCCCGGCTTGGCCGACGGCCAAACCATCCGGCTGCGCGACCAGGGTGGCCCCGGCCGCAACGGCGGGCCCAACGGCTCCTTGCTCATCACCTTCCGCATCCAGCCCGATGCCCGCTACGCCCGCACCGGCGACGACCTCACCCAGGACGTGCCCGTGAGCATCTACAAGGCCCTGCTCGGCGGCGAGCAAACCGTCGACACGCTCAGCGGCCCCGTCAAAATCAAGCTCAAGCCCGAAACCCCGAACGGCACCCGCCTGCGCCTGCGCGGCAAAGGCTTCCCCGTGTACCGCAAAGAAGGCCAGTTCGGCGACTTGTACCTGCGCCTGAACCTGACGCTGCCGCAGCAGCTCACCGACCAGGAAAAAGAATTGTTTCAGCAGCTGGCCGCCCTGCGGCCGGAGGCTTAA
- a CDS encoding DUF6799 domain-containing protein codes for MKYPPIFWSIITLLFFTGSVAQAQTKLPPRRPGGAVPARAKLAANGEGRKDGLTMASGRVILTELGVSNPLTAEKKLINGTTISTTGLVTATNGTTTQINEGDHVSLSGRVTTRREIVVADSLARIKSFDALHPGKREKMEKERKKKEEAKAKLAEQRIKNKEKVAERAARRKK; via the coding sequence ATGAAATACCCACCCATTTTCTGGAGCATTATTACCCTGCTGTTTTTTACGGGCTCGGTAGCTCAAGCACAAACCAAGCTGCCGCCCCGTCGCCCGGGAGGCGCCGTACCGGCCCGCGCCAAGCTGGCCGCTAACGGCGAAGGCCGCAAAGACGGCCTGACCATGGCCAGCGGCCGCGTCATCCTCACCGAACTGGGCGTATCGAACCCGCTCACGGCTGAGAAGAAACTAATTAACGGCACGACCATCAGCACCACGGGCCTGGTGACGGCCACCAACGGCACCACCACCCAAATCAACGAGGGCGACCACGTGTCGCTGAGCGGGCGCGTGACCACCCGTCGGGAAATCGTAGTGGCCGACAGCTTAGCGAGAATCAAGTCCTTCGACGCTCTGCACCCGGGCAAGCGCGAAAAGATGGAAAAAGAGCGCAAGAAAAAGGAAGAGGCCAAAGCCAAACTGGCCGAGCAGCGCATCAAAAACAAGGAGAAGGTCGCTGAACGGGCCGCTCGCCGCAAAAAATAA
- a CDS encoding aldo/keto reductase, giving the protein MSDIKRVALGSQGLKVPVEGLGCMGMTAGVNGMSVYGEADETESVATIHRALELGVNLLDTADLYGPMLNERLVGRAIAGRRQEVILATKFGFEVDDAETWTGGYNGRPEYVRKSIERSLRNLGTDYVDLYYLHRIDPATPLEDTVGAMSRLVEEGKVRFLGLSEVTADELRRGHAVHPITALQTEYSLFDRGVEADGVLQATRELGIGFVGYSPLGRGFLSGEIKTPDDFEPNDSRRFFPRYQGENFYKNLALVEKLQALAQAKDVTAAQLALAWVLAQGVVAIPGTKRRKYLEANVAAASLVLSPAELAELEAVMPIGSQSGAAYPEGF; this is encoded by the coding sequence ATGAGCGACATCAAACGAGTGGCCCTGGGCAGCCAGGGCCTGAAAGTACCGGTAGAAGGCCTGGGCTGCATGGGCATGACCGCCGGCGTGAACGGCATGAGCGTGTACGGCGAGGCCGACGAAACGGAAAGCGTCGCCACCATTCACCGCGCCCTGGAGCTGGGCGTGAACCTGCTCGACACGGCCGACCTCTACGGCCCCATGCTGAACGAGCGGCTGGTGGGCCGGGCCATTGCCGGGCGTCGTCAGGAGGTAATTCTGGCCACCAAATTTGGTTTCGAAGTCGATGACGCCGAAACCTGGACCGGCGGCTACAACGGCCGCCCGGAGTACGTGCGCAAGAGCATTGAACGCTCGTTGCGCAACCTGGGCACCGACTACGTGGACCTCTACTACCTGCACCGCATCGACCCGGCCACGCCGCTGGAAGACACCGTGGGCGCCATGAGCCGGCTGGTGGAAGAAGGCAAGGTACGCTTCCTGGGCTTGAGCGAAGTGACGGCCGACGAGTTGCGCAGGGGGCACGCCGTACACCCCATCACGGCCCTGCAAACCGAGTATTCGCTCTTCGACCGGGGCGTGGAGGCCGACGGTGTGCTGCAAGCCACGCGCGAGTTGGGCATTGGCTTCGTGGGCTATTCGCCGCTGGGCCGGGGCTTTTTATCGGGCGAAATCAAGACGCCGGACGACTTCGAGCCCAACGACTCGCGCCGGTTTTTCCCGCGCTACCAGGGCGAGAATTTCTACAAGAACCTGGCGTTGGTAGAGAAGCTGCAGGCACTGGCGCAGGCCAAGGACGTGACGGCCGCGCAGCTGGCGCTGGCCTGGGTGCTGGCGCAGGGTGTGGTGGCCATTCCGGGCACCAAGCGGCGCAAGTACCTGGAGGCCAACGTAGCCGCTGCCAGCCTCGTGCTCAGCCCGGCCGAGCTGGCCGAGTTGGAAGCCGTTATGCCCATCGGGAGCCAATCGGGCGCGGCCTACCCGGAAGGGTTTTAG
- a CDS encoding ZIP family metal transporter: MGFAIFLLLLTVLGAGAAAAWVPGKYGNRWLKPLLAFSGAYLFTLTVTHILPEALQLLPEHSERVGYWVLAGFFGQLLLEVLSQGVEHGHVHHEAAHGHDAPGRVPFLLLGALVVHSFLEGSILVKEPAVGDISQNFYAIVVGVALHHMPAAFALATLLRLRLGSFRRVWPGLLIFALASPVGIIFSNYVVLSKLLSSGLYAGLLGLVAGNFLHVSTTILFETSPEHRLNWPKLAATLAGLLLALAVA; encoded by the coding sequence ATGGGGTTTGCTATTTTCTTGTTGCTGCTCACGGTGTTGGGGGCCGGGGCAGCGGCCGCGTGGGTACCGGGCAAGTATGGCAACCGCTGGCTGAAGCCGCTTCTGGCTTTTAGCGGCGCCTATTTATTTACGCTCACGGTCACGCACATTCTGCCCGAGGCGCTGCAGCTGCTGCCTGAACATTCGGAGCGGGTGGGCTATTGGGTGCTGGCGGGCTTCTTTGGGCAGTTGCTGCTGGAGGTGCTGTCGCAGGGCGTGGAGCACGGGCACGTGCACCACGAGGCCGCGCACGGACACGACGCGCCGGGCCGGGTGCCATTTCTGCTGCTGGGGGCGCTGGTGGTGCACTCGTTTCTGGAGGGCAGCATCCTGGTGAAAGAGCCGGCGGTGGGCGACATCAGCCAGAATTTCTACGCCATTGTGGTGGGCGTGGCGCTGCACCACATGCCGGCGGCCTTTGCGCTGGCCACGCTGCTGCGCCTGCGGCTGGGCAGCTTCCGGCGGGTGTGGCCGGGCCTGCTCATTTTCGCATTGGCTTCGCCGGTGGGCATCATTTTCAGCAACTACGTGGTGCTGAGCAAGCTGCTGAGCAGCGGGCTCTATGCGGGCCTGCTGGGCCTGGTGGCCGGCAATTTCCTGCACGTGTCCACCACCATTCTCTTCGAAACCAGCCCCGAGCACCGGCTCAACTGGCCCAAGCTGGCGGCTACGCTGGCGGGGCTGTTGCTGGCGTTGGCCGTGGCGTAG
- a CDS encoding helix-turn-helix domain-containing protein produces the protein MKQVIKDFRVLHTVTDYTRFCGKPAPAHPLLTIIDLEESRGQAPPKGLTPVVPQLYSIWLKKGLKGNIHYGRQSYDFGEGVLGFQAPGQVFAIDETLDLSEISGWMLVFHPDLLTKYPLAKKILSYSFFSYDVHEALHLSAKEEAVLDGLLRNMKAEYEQPIDAFSQDVLISQLEVLLSYANRFYHRQFLTRRTPEHDLLSRFEALLTSYFAQEGPQPLPTVQHFADALHVSPAYLSDMLRTLTGQTTQQHLHHALIEQAKHLLLSTSLTVNEAAFRLGFEYPQYFTRLFKSKTGLTPAAFRFSAQ, from the coding sequence ATGAAACAGGTTATCAAAGACTTTCGCGTGCTTCATACCGTGACGGACTACACCCGATTTTGCGGGAAGCCGGCCCCGGCGCACCCCCTGCTCACCATCATCGACCTGGAGGAGTCGCGCGGGCAGGCCCCGCCCAAAGGCCTCACGCCAGTGGTGCCGCAGCTCTACAGCATTTGGCTGAAAAAGGGGCTGAAGGGCAACATCCACTACGGCCGGCAGTCCTACGATTTCGGCGAGGGAGTGCTCGGGTTTCAGGCGCCGGGACAGGTGTTTGCCATTGATGAAACGCTGGACTTGTCGGAAATCAGCGGCTGGATGCTGGTGTTCCACCCCGACTTGCTGACCAAGTACCCGCTGGCCAAGAAGATTCTGAGCTACAGCTTCTTCTCCTACGACGTGCACGAGGCGCTGCACCTCTCGGCCAAGGAAGAAGCGGTGCTCGACGGCCTGCTGCGCAACATGAAGGCCGAGTACGAACAGCCCATCGACGCCTTTAGCCAGGACGTGCTCATTTCGCAGCTCGAAGTGCTGCTCAGCTACGCCAACCGCTTCTACCACCGCCAGTTCCTGACGCGGCGCACGCCCGAACACGACCTGCTCAGTCGCTTCGAAGCCTTGCTGACCAGCTACTTTGCCCAGGAGGGCCCGCAGCCGTTGCCCACCGTGCAGCACTTCGCCGATGCCCTGCACGTGTCGCCGGCCTACCTCAGCGACATGCTCCGCACCCTCACCGGCCAAACCACCCAGCAGCACCTGCACCACGCCCTCATCGAGCAAGCCAAGCACCTCTTGCTCAGCACCTCACTCACGGTGAACGAGGCGGCGTTTCGGCTGGGGTTTGAGTACCCGCAGTATTTTACGCGGCTCTTCAAGAGCAAGACCGGGCTGACGCCGGCGGCCTTCCGGTTTTCGGCGCAGTAG
- a CDS encoding ankyrin repeat domain-containing protein gives MKQLVIYLLALSWCSSLAPRAMAQNRRKGSSEAAIFRFGQPLAAGTYSFEPTGLFWFPQPSETQIKPEAFQPDAYFDQKAKPVKLKAGAVRYGAYLLTNGQEYLYALVNGEAGWLRAAVPVPAPLKAQYRTLLTQQRLRSSETGLQLGPEYGYVQITPFNDTNYVLIRNGFDNDFVLHVPTLRVTWRSGGRYEGAEIDFATDQLECHGDLMGGRFRFTRQGQPVPDKPTPAAKMSAEERLLARMMSSPQAHQHILDSLRRNYKPSADVVMGNALEAGKISRVDSLLKRGFKIDSAVYIKGTKLTPLSHAVRLDNLPLMELLLKKGASAARVNRYDIDRRPPICFAKSPAALELLLAHGANLQLLKYVDYYKRRRYPTEYLGDKAELRPILLRHAPDSLFKQFDFYDTMLYRYIWEGDTVGIQKLLDRGASLVKPLRVGLKPPFDDADQRPPLYQAAGRVSMAMFLLRHGARLDNPFHMPLDPEAYVLRFESLPFLSYAEKRLGMKLTTPNNPTFAVLQDTVMMQALMKRGVSINSVDSYGNTALIYAKQWNQNVPVEKFLLRHGADKAIVNKRGGSYLIGRERPYTR, from the coding sequence ATGAAACAGCTGGTTATTTATCTGCTGGCGTTGAGCTGGTGCTCTTCGCTGGCCCCCCGGGCCATGGCTCAAAACCGCCGGAAGGGTTCTTCGGAGGCTGCTATATTCCGGTTTGGCCAGCCGCTGGCGGCGGGAACGTATTCGTTTGAGCCGACGGGGCTGTTCTGGTTTCCGCAGCCGTCCGAAACACAGATAAAGCCGGAGGCATTCCAGCCCGATGCGTACTTCGACCAGAAAGCCAAGCCAGTGAAGCTGAAAGCCGGTGCCGTGCGCTACGGCGCTTACCTGCTCACCAATGGCCAGGAATACCTGTATGCGCTGGTGAACGGTGAAGCGGGCTGGCTGCGGGCGGCCGTGCCCGTGCCCGCGCCGCTAAAGGCCCAGTACCGCACCCTGCTGACCCAGCAGCGCCTGCGCAGCTCCGAAACCGGCTTGCAGCTGGGCCCCGAATACGGCTACGTGCAGATTACGCCTTTCAACGACACGAACTATGTGTTGATTCGCAACGGGTTTGACAACGACTTCGTCCTCCATGTGCCCACCCTGCGCGTTACCTGGCGGTCGGGCGGGCGCTACGAGGGGGCCGAAATCGACTTCGCCACCGACCAGCTCGAATGCCACGGCGACCTGATGGGCGGGCGGTTCCGGTTTACGCGGCAGGGGCAGCCGGTGCCCGACAAGCCCACGCCCGCCGCGAAAATGAGTGCGGAAGAACGCCTCCTGGCGCGCATGATGTCGTCGCCCCAGGCCCACCAGCACATCCTCGACAGCCTGCGGCGCAATTACAAGCCCAGCGCGGATGTGGTGATGGGCAATGCCCTGGAAGCAGGCAAAATCAGCCGGGTTGACTCGCTGCTGAAGCGGGGCTTCAAAATTGATTCGGCCGTGTACATCAAGGGCACGAAGCTGACGCCGCTCAGCCACGCCGTGCGCCTCGACAACCTGCCGCTGATGGAGCTGCTGCTGAAAAAGGGTGCCTCGGCTGCCAGGGTGAACCGCTACGACATTGACCGGCGCCCGCCCATCTGCTTCGCCAAGTCGCCGGCCGCGCTGGAACTGTTGCTTGCGCACGGCGCCAACCTGCAGCTCCTTAAGTACGTCGACTACTACAAGCGGCGGCGGTACCCGACGGAGTATCTTGGCGACAAGGCCGAGCTGCGGCCGATTTTGCTGCGCCACGCGCCTGATTCGCTGTTTAAGCAGTTCGATTTCTATGACACCATGCTGTACCGCTACATCTGGGAAGGCGACACGGTGGGCATCCAAAAGCTGCTCGACCGCGGGGCCAGCCTGGTGAAGCCGTTGCGAGTGGGCCTGAAGCCCCCTTTCGACGATGCCGACCAACGCCCGCCGCTTTACCAGGCAGCCGGCCGCGTGAGCATGGCCATGTTCCTGCTCCGCCACGGGGCCCGGCTCGACAACCCGTTCCACATGCCCCTCGACCCGGAAGCCTACGTGCTGCGCTTCGAAAGCCTGCCTTTTTTGAGCTATGCTGAGAAGCGCCTGGGGATGAAGCTAACCACGCCCAATAACCCCACCTTCGCCGTGCTGCAGGACACCGTGATGATGCAGGCGCTGATGAAGCGCGGCGTGTCCATCAACTCGGTAGATAGCTACGGCAACACGGCGCTCATTTACGCTAAGCAGTGGAACCAGAACGTGCCGGTGGAGAAATTCCTGCTACGCCACGGCGCCGACAAGGCCATTGTCAATAAGCGCGGCGGCAGCTACCTCATCGGCCGCGAACGGCCATACACTCGTTGA
- a CDS encoding chaperone modulator CbpM → MEMHVLTLTFQECSARYGLDALALQDFLRAGLLRSAPTPDTVIVDEPDDLPRLARLHHELGLAPEALDVILAMRQRLVHLQALLANETARARQLENFLRGSGAVEDFG, encoded by the coding sequence ATGGAAATGCACGTTCTCACCCTCACGTTTCAGGAATGCTCGGCCCGCTATGGGCTGGATGCTTTGGCCTTGCAGGACTTTTTGCGGGCCGGCCTGCTCCGCTCGGCCCCCACGCCCGATACCGTCATCGTCGACGAGCCCGATGACCTGCCGCGCTTGGCCCGCCTCCACCACGAGTTGGGCTTGGCCCCCGAGGCCCTCGATGTCATTCTGGCCATGCGCCAGCGGCTGGTACACCTCCAGGCCTTACTGGCCAACGAAACGGCCCGCGCCCGCCAATTAGAAAACTTCCTGCGCGGCAGCGGCGCGGTGGAGGATTTTGGGTAA
- a CDS encoding DUF4783 domain-containing protein, translating to MKRYFVRTLFLGWLFLLVASAAHAQTDVLGAVRAALRNGSSRELSQYFAPTVEIGFDGDKQNYNATQAEIVMKDIFAKNAPSTFEFIHQGQSQGGIQYAIGRYTGRSGTYRIYVKLKPSRGTPLIDTLEFTKE from the coding sequence ATGAAACGCTATTTCGTTAGGACGCTATTTTTAGGATGGCTCTTTCTACTCGTTGCGAGCGCGGCGCATGCGCAGACCGATGTTCTCGGCGCCGTTCGCGCCGCCCTGCGCAACGGCTCTTCCCGCGAGTTGTCGCAGTACTTTGCCCCCACCGTGGAAATTGGCTTCGACGGTGACAAGCAGAACTACAACGCCACGCAGGCCGAGATTGTAATGAAAGACATCTTCGCCAAGAATGCGCCCAGCACGTTCGAGTTCATCCACCAAGGCCAGAGCCAGGGCGGCATTCAATACGCCATCGGGCGCTACACGGGCCGCAGCGGCACCTACCGCATCTATGTGAAGCTCAAGCCCTCACGTGGCACTCCGCTGATTGATACGCTGGAATTTACCAAAGAATGA
- the nadC gene encoding carboxylating nicotinate-nucleotide diphosphorylase produces MQTPPAPYLTPEALTTFIRTALAEDVGDGDHSALAAIPADARNRAHLLVKGEGVLAGMALAPLIFQEVDARLKMTPLLADGTRVKHGDIAFTVEGPAGSILTAERLVLNCMQRMSGIATHTAHLNSLIASTNAKLLDTRKTTPNFRLCEKWAVLIGGGVNHRYGLFDMIILKDNHVDYAGSIGAAIAATHAYLKEKGLQLPIEIETRSLDEVQQALDAGGITRIMLDNMKPDQLREAVALVAGRFPTEASGGITEQTIAEVAQTGVDYISVGALTHSIKSLDLSLKAY; encoded by the coding sequence GTGCAAACTCCTCCCGCCCCTTACCTCACGCCCGAAGCTCTTACCACCTTCATCCGCACGGCCCTGGCCGAGGATGTGGGCGACGGCGACCATTCGGCCCTGGCCGCCATTCCGGCCGATGCCCGCAACCGGGCCCACCTGCTTGTGAAGGGCGAAGGCGTTCTGGCCGGCATGGCGCTGGCGCCACTCATCTTCCAGGAAGTCGACGCTAGGCTGAAGATGACGCCCTTGCTGGCCGACGGCACTCGCGTGAAGCACGGCGACATCGCCTTCACGGTGGAAGGCCCGGCGGGCAGCATTCTCACGGCCGAGCGGCTGGTGCTCAACTGCATGCAGCGCATGAGCGGCATTGCTACCCACACCGCGCACCTCAACAGCCTGATTGCCAGCACCAACGCCAAGCTGCTCGACACGCGCAAAACCACGCCCAACTTCCGCCTCTGCGAGAAGTGGGCCGTGCTCATTGGCGGCGGGGTGAACCACCGCTACGGGCTGTTCGACATGATTATTCTAAAGGACAACCACGTGGACTACGCCGGCAGCATTGGCGCGGCCATTGCCGCCACGCATGCCTACCTGAAGGAGAAAGGCCTGCAGCTGCCCATTGAAATTGAAACCCGCTCGCTGGACGAGGTGCAGCAGGCGCTGGACGCCGGCGGCATCACGCGCATCATGCTCGACAACATGAAGCCGGACCAGCTGCGCGAGGCCGTGGCCCTGGTGGCCGGCCGCTTCCCCACCGAGGCCAGCGGCGGCATCACGGAGCAAACCATTGCCGAGGTGGCCCAAACGGGCGTGGACTATATTTCCGTTGGGGCGCTCACGCACTCCATTAAAAGCCTCGATTTAAGCCTGAAAGCATATTAA
- the chrA gene encoding chromate efflux transporter: MQPASPAPPAEVSLTPPPRRSGQRTRRVRGIIFLKDVALLACTAFGGPQAHLAMFFRLLVEKRRYINAAELLELQALCALLPGPTSTQTITVIGFRLGGPNLAYLTLVVWATPAVVLMTLAALTLSYLDPARVAALVQFVQPVAVGFVAFSAYKISEKVIHTKTAVGLMVAAAMLAYFFQLPWMLPLLLLAGGAVTTVRYRKHAIEQEKKPLRIEWANFFLWFGTLAGAALLGHYTRLLPVRLFENFYRNGSLVFGGGQVLAPLLYAEFVEFKHYLTGPEFLSGLGLVQAMPGPNFSIAAYIGALAMRPTGGTHMQLLGALVGVTGIFLPGTFLIFFVIRFWDRLRQYRVVKASLEGINAVSAGLVCAATFLLYHPLPYRLLDLPFHLGPIDSLPLNPLLVGTTFLLLLWEKVPSVAIVAVALLAGAVLG; this comes from the coding sequence ATGCAGCCTGCCAGCCCTGCGCCCCCCGCCGAAGTCTCGCTCACGCCGCCCCCGCGGCGCTCGGGCCAGCGCACGCGCCGGGTGCGGGGCATTATTTTTCTGAAGGACGTGGCCCTGCTGGCCTGCACGGCCTTTGGGGGGCCGCAGGCACACCTGGCCATGTTTTTCCGGCTGCTGGTGGAAAAGCGGCGCTACATAAATGCCGCCGAGCTGCTGGAGCTGCAGGCCCTGTGCGCGCTGCTACCAGGGCCTACTTCTACGCAAACCATTACTGTCATCGGCTTCCGGCTGGGCGGGCCCAACTTAGCGTATCTCACGCTGGTGGTGTGGGCCACGCCCGCCGTGGTGCTCATGACGCTGGCGGCCCTCACCCTCAGCTACCTCGACCCCGCCCGGGTGGCGGCGCTGGTGCAGTTTGTGCAGCCGGTGGCTGTGGGCTTCGTGGCGTTTTCGGCCTACAAGATTTCCGAGAAAGTCATCCATACCAAAACCGCGGTGGGCCTGATGGTGGCCGCCGCCATGCTGGCTTACTTTTTCCAGTTGCCCTGGATGCTGCCGCTGCTGCTGCTGGCCGGCGGTGCAGTGACGACGGTGCGATACCGCAAACATGCCATTGAGCAGGAGAAAAAGCCGCTGCGCATTGAGTGGGCCAACTTTTTTCTGTGGTTCGGCACGTTGGCGGGGGCGGCCTTGCTGGGGCACTACACGCGCCTGCTGCCGGTGCGCCTGTTCGAGAACTTCTACCGCAACGGCTCATTGGTGTTTGGCGGCGGGCAGGTGCTGGCCCCGCTGCTCTACGCTGAATTTGTGGAGTTTAAGCACTACCTCACGGGGCCGGAGTTCCTGTCGGGCCTGGGACTGGTGCAGGCCATGCCGGGGCCCAACTTTTCAATTGCGGCCTATATCGGGGCGCTGGCCATGCGGCCCACCGGCGGCACGCACATGCAACTACTCGGGGCCTTGGTGGGCGTGACGGGCATTTTTCTGCCGGGTACCTTCCTCATCTTTTTCGTCATCCGCTTCTGGGACCGGCTGCGGCAGTACCGCGTGGTGAAAGCTTCGCTCGAAGGCATCAACGCCGTGAGTGCCGGGCTGGTGTGCGCGGCCACTTTCCTGCTCTACCACCCGCTGCCCTACCGGCTGCTGGATTTGCCCTTCCACCTCGGGCCGATTGACTCGCTGCCTCTGAACCCGCTGCTGGTGGGCACCACGTTTCTGCTGCTGCTGTGGGAGAAGGTGCCGAGTGTGGCCATCGTGGCCGTGGCATTGCTGGCGGGCGCGGTGCTGGGGTAA